ATCTGGTATCAAGGGCATTGGGCAAAATGGTTGCTAGTGCCTTTGTCTCTGATATTTTGGTTTATCTCGATTATCAGACGTAGTTTGTTTCGCTTAGGGCTTAAACAGCAAACACGTGTGAGTGTGCCTGTGATTGTGGTGGGCAATATTACCGCTGGTGGCAGCGGCAAAACCCCAACTGTTATTCATTTAATTGAATTATTGCGCGCTAATGGCTACAAGCCTGGTGTAGTAAGCCGCGGCTACGGAGGCAGTGCCTCTGGGGTTATGTTGGTTGAGCCTAGCAGCGAGCCTAGTTTAGTTGGTGATGAGCCGGCGCTGATTGCGATGCGCACTAAGGCGCCGATGGCGGTAGGCTCAAAGCGTGTTCAAGCAGCAAAGCTGTTGCTAGCAAATCATGATGTTGATGTGATTATTAGCGATGATGGCATGCAGCATTATGCTCTCGCCCGTGATATTGAAATTGCATTAGTTGATGGCGACAGACGCTACGGCAATGAGTGGTTAATTCCAGCTGGTCCGCTACGTGAAGGTACCAGTCGCCTAGAAAGTGTTGATTTTATTATTAACAATGGCGGGCCGGCGCAAGATGGTGAAGCCCTGATGACACTCGCACCTCTCAAGCCTGCAGCAGTTGTCTCCTTGGCCGCAAATATGCCTAAAAATGTACAAGCTGAATGTTTTGATAAACAGCAACCTATTTGCGCTATTGCAGGAATAGGCAACCCACAAAGATTTTTTGATAGTTTAGTCAATCAAGGTTTTAATCTTACTCGCACACAAGCATTTGATGATCATCAAGCGTACAGTGCTGAGCAGTTGCAGGGTTTTAGTCAGGATACAGCGCTGCTGATGACAGAGAAAGATGCGGTTAAATGTCGCGCTTTTGCTCAGCAACACTGGTGGTATTTACCGGTTAATGCCAAACTAACAGCAGAGTTTGATCAAGCATTACTGAGCCGCTTACAGCAAGCGGTTGATAAAATAAAGGAAGCATAATGGCGTTTGATAGAAAATTACTTGAAATTGTCGCGTGTCCAGTAAGTAAAGCAAAGCTGGAGTATGATAAAGAAAATGATCGACTAATCTGCAAAGAAAGCAAATTAGCCTATCCAATTACTGAAGGTATTCCTGTGCTATTGGAAAACCGTGCTACGCCGCTAGAAGCCTAATTTACCCATATAGGTAGATTGTTTAATATGCGAATGCTTAACAAAAAGCCACCTTCATCGAAGGTGGATTTTTATTATAAGGGGTTTAAAAAGGCTCTGGCTAAGCTTTCGGCTCTGACTATCACAGCTTGCTTGTTTACACCTCAAGCTGTTGCTAGCAAGGTGCTGAATAATCCTGATGCATCGCATTATGCTTTTGCCAATTACTTGGGGAGTGGCTTGTATCGCACTTCCGGTCAAAATGCTGCAGTTGCGAACGTACCACTAAAATTTACCTTAGATGAAGCAGACGACCATCTAGTTAAACTGCGTCTACCCATCTCATTGGGCTTTTTTGATTATTCATTTGATGATCTCCCGGTGGGCAGCTACCTGAAAGAGTCGGCACCATGACGGTGACGCCAGGGCTAGAATATCACTGGCTGTTCAATGATAAGCTCACGTTTGAGTCATATTTAGACTTAGGTTATGGCCATAATTTTACTAACTCAAGCAATGTCGGCATCGTATCGCTCGGTACTGCAGCGGTTTATCAAATTGATATGCCTGAATACACGCCTATATGGACCAACAGACTATTTTGGGCAAGTTATCGTAGCAGTATCAATGATAACTCTGACAGGTTTGCCGTATACCAAGCTGGGTTAGATTTTGGCTTAGGATATAACTGGCGCGCATTCAATCGCAACATGGAGCCAAGGCTATTTGTTAGCGGCCGTTGGTTTTTTGATGATCTCACCTTTGCCAATCCTGAAGGGGATGATGTTGTTAGCAATTACACTTACGAGCTCGGTGCCACAATCAAATTTGATAAACCCATAGGCTGGGATGTGTTTGGTTGGGACGGCCTCAAGCTAGACCGTTTAGGCGTGAGTTATCAAAATGGTGGCGGTATTATCGTCTGGCGTTTGATCTTTTCGTTACCAATCTAACATTTCACCACCATTAGCTGTTATTTAGCGATTTCCCCAGATATGAGCGTTAACGCTGTCGCTACTTTCCGTTTTATCAGTCTTAGCTGCTGGCGCGCTAGCTTTTTGAGTGTGGCTTGACGGTTTTTCAGTATCAGCTTTGTTCACAAAATAATGGTCAGGCAGCTGGTGGTTGTTCATTTTAAGCCACAGCATTTCCACCTTATCTCTTGCCCACTGGGTTTTACGCAAAAACTTGAGGCTCGACTTCACGCTTGGGTCGCTTTTAAAACAGTTAATGTTTATCTGCTCCGCCATTTGCTCCCAGCCATAATGCGTGACGAGATCTGTTACTACTTGCTCGAGTTTCACACCGTGCAATGGATTGTTTTTTTGCGTCATCGTTGTTCAGCCAATTTAATGTGGAAATATGCTTAGCGACTTATTATACGTGACGCCTGAGCTGCATGAAATAAGCTCTAGGCACAAAGCTCAGTAACCTAGGTCTATGGTGTGGAACTGGCAAGGGCAATTAGGCTTGAATGACAGGGATATCTAGGAGTGACAAAAAAGGGAAAGATGCTTAGGCAATCTTTCCCTTTTTAAGTTAGGGCTCACTGAGTGAGCGCTCGGCTAATTAAGCTGTTTTAGCGTCTGCTTCAGCCTCTTCACCCGGAAGTTCGTCTTCACCTTTACCTTTTGAGATCTTGAATACAACGCCAGTTACAACGATAGCGAAGATAAAGCCAGCAACCGTTGATACATCGATTGGTAATCCGAAACCTAGTTTATCGTTGCTTAAGATAAAGCTCGCACATACAGTGGTCATAAACATCGCTGGTACGGTAGTAATCCAATGGAATTTATTGTGACGAAGTAAGTAAGCTGACGCAGTCCACAGCATCATTACTGCTGTTGATTGGTTAGCAAAACCGAAATAGCGCCAGATAACCCAAAGTCAACTTGAGTTAAGATACCACCAATAACAAACAGAGGGATGGCCATCATTAAGCGATTACGTAAGGTCTTTTGCTCCATGTTGAAGTACTCAGCAAGGATAAGGCGGCTTGAGCGGAAAGCTGTATCACCAGAAGTGATAGGTAGAATCACCACACCTAGGAAAGCTAAGATACCGCCAAATACGCCTAGTAGGCCGAATGAAGCTGAGTACACTACGTTACCTGGGCCACCGTCAGATACCGCAGCTTGTAACGATTCAACTGACCCAAAGAATGATAGTGCAAGCGCACACCAGATTAGCGCGATAACACCTTCACCAATCATTGCGCCGTAGAATACAAAGCGGCCGTTTTCTTCATTTTCCATGCAGCGAGCCATTAGAGGTGACTGTGTTGCGTGGAAGCCAGAAATTGCACCACAAGCAATGGTAATAAATAGCGCTGGCCATAGCGGTAGGTCATTTGGGTTCATGTTAGTGAACATGTCGCTCACCTGGAAGCCACCCATGATTTGGTGCTCGCTTGAGAAACCAATTGCGGTGATAAGGCCAACTGACATAAAGATAAGTAGCGCGCCAAACAGTGGGTAGAAGCGACCGATAATCTTATCTACAGGAACGATTGTCGCAATGATGTAGTAAGAGAAAATTGCCACTACCATAGCAATAACAGGAATGTTGAAGCTGGTTTGATCGTTAACTAGCTTGGTTAACATGCCTGCAGGAGCAGAAACGAATACCACACCAACAAGCAGCAGCAGTACGATAGCAAACACGTTCATAAAGTGCTTGGCACCATTACCTAGATAGCGACCGGTAATGGTTGGAACTGAAGCACCGCCGTTACGAACCGATAGCATACCTGAGAAATAATCGTGAACAGCACCTGCAAATACACAACCAATCACGATCCATAGCATTGCCGCTGGGCCGTATAGTGCGCCCATAATTGGACCAAAGATTGGGCCGACACCAGCAATGTTAAGCAGCTGAACCAAGTAAACTTTTTTGTTTGACATAGGGACATAGTCAACGCCATCCTGCTTTGAATATGCAGGTGTTTGACGTTTGGCATTAATGCCGAAAACTCTTTCGACAAACTGTCCGTAAATGAAGTAGCCACCAATTAGAAAGGCGACACATGTTAGAAACCAAATCATATCCATACACTCTTTAATAGCAATTTTGTTCAAGGCTACTTTAAGCAATTGCTGTTATTTAGTGGAGGTGGATTGATTAACAGGCAAGATTGCTTGTTTAAGCGGTGCTATAAAGCGCTAAGCGGTTGCAGGTAGAACTAAGCGGTATTAAATAGAAAGCTAAGTGGTTATAAATCGATTTAAGCGGCGCGATAACGAGCTAAGCGGTTATTGATAGCTCTGAGCGGTTACTTGCATAGGTATAGCGGGTCGTTCGGTGAGAATCATAACTGGGCGCTGAGCTTTGTATTGCTGATTGAAGAAAACAGTAGCTTGCAGTTTGGCTTAGACAGTTAGCGAACATACGTGCGAGACGAATAGAAATAGGATGTTGCTTTAGTTGCACGCCAAACATTTAAAGTTATTTTCTATTGGAAGCCAAGGGTTTGCTTTAGCGCTTTCAGGTAACGGCGGGACACCGGCACTTTAGCGCCGCTTTTAGTGGTGATTTCCGCGCCTGTGTCTAACAGCTCAATTTCTGTAATGGCGCTAGGTGCGACCAAATACTGTTTATGGCAGCGAATAAGCGGGGTTTTTTCTTCTAAAACCTTGAGTGTTAGTTGCGTATGGCAAGGCATGAAAGGCGTAAAAACTTTAATGCCGCCAACGTAACTCATTATGTATTCAACATCTTGAGTTTGGGTCACTATTAAACGGTTACCGCAAAAGCACGGCAGCTGTTCAAGCTCAGTTGGGCTGATAGTGGATAAGTCTTGTGGCGTTAACTCTGTGCGCAATTTCTCAAGTGTTTTACGAAAACGGGTGTCATCAATAGGTTTTAACAGGTAATCAAAGGCATTGTTTTCAAAAGCTTTAACCGCATATTCGTCGTAAGCTGTGATAAACACTACTCGAGGTAAGAAGTCTGGGTTTAGCATGGCGATAAGCTCCATGCCGTTAATTCGCGGCATCTGAATATCAACAAAAATCAACTCAGGCTTATGTTGGTTTATCTGTGCTAGCGCATCAATGGCATTGCCGCATTGAGCAATCACCTCAAAGTCGTCATGCTCATCAAGCAAATCGATAATTTCCTGCCTAGCAAATGGCTCGTCGTCGATGATAATACAGCGGATCATGGATGATTATTCCTCTAGGGGCAGGCGAACTTGAACCTGGGTAAGTTTATCAGCTTCACACTCGACGCTCACGCCATACTGTTGGCCAAACTGTGCTTGAATGCGTTTATGGACGATATTCATACCAAGGCCTTCGGTTGTTTCACTAGGCTGATACAAGCCGGCATTGTCGGTTACCATCAACAGCAAGTCATCACCATCAATTTGTGCACTGACATTAATCACACCTGCTTCAATTAGGTGTGAGGTACCATGTTTTACAGCATTTTCAATCAAAGGCTGTAGGGTAAAAGCAGGCATTTTATAGTTGGCTAGCTCATCGCTTATATCGATGTTAACCGTAAGCTTATCGATAAATCGCGCTTTTTCGATAGTCAGGTAAGCATCAATATGCTCAAGCTCGTCTTTTAAGGTTACCAGTTCACTTGAGCGTTTCAGGTTGATACGCAAAAACTGTGAAAGCTGTTGCAGTAGCATCTTTGCCATTTTTGGCTCGCGCTTAATAATGGCGCTGATGGTATTGAGTGCATTAAATAAAAAGTGTGGATTAACTTGTGCTTGAAGTAGCTTTAATTCAGCTTGCACCAGTAGGTTTTGTTGCTGTTCAAAGCGGCCGTATAGGATTTGGTTGGAGAGTAACCTTGCGATCCCCTCACCAAGAGTACGATTGATATTCAAGAATAATTTATTTTTTGGCTCATACAGTTTAATGGTGCCAATAACCTCGTTGTTGCTTCTAAGGGGAATAACAAGGCTTGAACCCAGCGGGCACTTGTTCGATAACGAGCAGGCATAAGGAATATCCACACCATCTGCAAACATCACTTTATTCTGGCTGATAGCGTCTAGGGTTATTTGTGAAGATATAGGCGTACCTGGCAAATGGTGATCATCCCCAATACCAATAAATGCCAGTAACTTTTCATTGTCAGTAATGGCAACCGCGCCAACCTGAGTTTCTTCAATAACAATTTTAGCTACTTGACTACTGCTTTGTTGATCAAACCCTTTGGATAATAGGCCGACACTGCGCTCGGCAATCTTTAGCGCTTTGGCGGAGAAGCTCGATGATAGTTTGTCGAACATGGTTTTCTGGTCGCGGATCATGCTCATAAACATAGCCGCGCCCAAGGCATTGACTAACAACATCGGCGGGGCGATTTCTTTAACGAGTGCGAGAGATTGATCAAATGGCTTGGCAACTAGCAAGATAATCAGCATTTGCATTACCTCGGCGCAAAAGGTCACGAGAAATACCTGCATTGGATGGTAAATAAGCTCACTCTTGTCATTACGCTTTAAATACAGGTGTACTAAACCAGCTGTAAGCCCTTCGAGCGTGGTTGAAATAGCACAAGCAACATCGGTAAAACCGCCGAGGCTATACCTGTGTAAACCACCCGTAAGGCCGACAAAAAAACCTGTTACAGGACCACCAAGTAAGCCGCCGAGCACTGCGCCCATTGCCCGAGTATTGGCAATGGCCCCGTGGTTTGCTCACCAAAGTAGGTTGCCATAATACAAAAGCCAGAAAATATCAGATAGATATACACCTTGTGGGCAAGCGTTTTGATGTTTCTGTAAACAGCTTGAATAGCGGGGTTTTACTCAACAGGTAAACGATAACCAAATAAAGGCACATTTGCTGAGTCAGTAACAGAATAAGTGACATGGTGTAGCTCTTGTTTGCTTTTTAGGTGTTCGCGTTTTTAAGGTTTAACATTTCTAGGTTTTCACGTGCTAGTGTAAAGTC
This DNA window, taken from Shewanella maritima, encodes the following:
- the lpxK gene encoding tetraacyldisaccharide 4'-kinase, coding for MQNWVNKIWYQGHWAKWLLVPLSLIFWFISIIRRSLFRLGLKQQTRVSVPVIVVGNITAGGSGKTPTVIHLIELLRANGYKPGVVSRGYGGSASGVMLVEPSSEPSLVGDEPALIAMRTKAPMAVGSKRVQAAKLLLANHDVDVIISDDGMQHYALARDIEIALVDGDRRYGNEWLIPAGPLREGTSRLESVDFIINNGGPAQDGEALMTLAPLKPAAVVSLAANMPKNVQAECFDKQQPICAIAGIGNPQRFFDSLVNQGFNLTRTQAFDDHQAYSAEQLQGFSQDTALLMTEKDAVKCRAFAQQHWWYLPVNAKLTAEFDQALLSRLQQAVDKIKEA
- the btsR gene encoding two-component system response regulator BtsR encodes the protein MIRCIIIDDEPFARQEIIDLLDEHDDFEVIAQCGNAIDALAQINQHKPELIFVDIQMPRINGMELIAMLNPDFLPRVVFITAYDEYAVKAFENNAFDYLLKPIDDTRFRKTLEKLRTELTPQDLSTISPTELEQLPCFCGNRLIVTQTQDVEYIMSYVGGIKVFTPFMPCHTQLTLKVLEEKTPLIRCHKQYLVAPSAITEIELLDTGAEITTKSGAKVPVSRRYLKALKQTLGFQ
- a CDS encoding Trm112 family protein, translating into MAFDRKLLEIVACPVSKAKLEYDKENDRLICKESKLAYPITEGIPVLLENRATPLEA
- a CDS encoding VF530 family DNA-binding protein, encoding MTQKNNPLHGVKLEQVVTDLVTHYGWEQMAEQININCFKSDPSVKSSLKFLRKTQWARDKVEMLWLKMNNHQLPDHYFVNKADTEKPSSHTQKASAPAAKTDKTESSDSVNAHIWGNR